Proteins found in one Kiritimatiellia bacterium genomic segment:
- a CDS encoding nickel-dependent hydrogenase large subunit, producing MISAAIDPVTRIEGHLKVDVDVDTVGGVQQVVDVRTIGTLFRGFEKVLENRDPRDAPNITSRICGVCPTSHAMAAVLALDQALGVTPPTPARILRNLVHGACYIESDILHFYLLCLPDFVRGPGMAPWQPGWDVGGRLDKATADFFLGHYLQAITFRRKAHEMGAIFGGKLPHTPSYIAGGFTAVARPAEVAQFGALLDELLVFIRDVYLPDADRLASLFPEYFAIGRGYGHLLSYGVFELNDAGTTKLLHAGRALDGSTSTLAFDPAAISEHVTYSWYENADNDLHPSVADTAPRHPKGDAYSWLKAPRYGGTPYECGPLARMWMSGEYTNGVSVMDRHRARAREALKIALAMKDWLAELPTGESSYAPCAVPASGAGVGLTEAPRGALGHWLGIGGGKINHYQVITPTCWTISPRDTAGQLGPLEKALMGVPVANAEKPIEVLRVIHSVDPCLDCATHVMRVRDRKIVCRTGAGLA from the coding sequence GTGATTTCGGCGGCGATAGACCCGGTGACCCGGATCGAGGGGCACCTGAAGGTGGACGTGGACGTGGACACGGTGGGCGGCGTCCAGCAGGTGGTGGACGTCCGGACCATCGGCACGCTCTTCCGCGGGTTCGAGAAGGTCCTGGAAAACCGCGACCCGCGCGACGCCCCGAACATCACGTCGCGCATCTGCGGCGTCTGCCCGACCTCGCACGCGATGGCCGCCGTGCTGGCGCTGGACCAGGCGCTCGGGGTCACCCCGCCGACGCCCGCCCGCATCCTGCGGAACCTCGTGCACGGGGCCTGCTACATCGAGTCGGACATCCTGCACTTCTACCTGCTCTGCCTCCCGGATTTCGTCCGCGGCCCGGGCATGGCCCCGTGGCAGCCGGGCTGGGACGTTGGCGGCCGCCTGGACAAGGCGACGGCGGATTTCTTCCTCGGCCACTACCTGCAGGCGATCACGTTCCGCCGGAAGGCCCACGAGATGGGCGCGATCTTCGGCGGCAAGCTGCCGCACACCCCGTCCTACATCGCGGGCGGGTTCACGGCCGTGGCCCGGCCCGCCGAAGTCGCGCAGTTCGGGGCCCTCCTGGACGAGCTCCTGGTGTTCATCCGCGACGTGTACCTGCCGGACGCGGACCGGCTGGCGTCGCTGTTCCCCGAGTACTTCGCCATCGGCCGCGGCTACGGCCACCTGCTGTCGTACGGCGTGTTCGAACTCAATGACGCGGGAACGACGAAACTCCTCCACGCCGGCCGGGCGCTGGACGGCTCGACCTCCACGCTCGCGTTCGACCCGGCGGCGATCTCGGAGCACGTGACGTACTCGTGGTACGAGAACGCCGACAACGACCTCCATCCCTCGGTCGCCGACACCGCGCCGCGGCATCCGAAGGGCGACGCGTACAGCTGGCTCAAGGCCCCGCGCTACGGCGGGACGCCGTACGAGTGCGGACCCCTGGCCCGGATGTGGATGAGCGGCGAGTACACCAACGGGGTGTCGGTGATGGACCGGCACCGGGCGCGGGCGCGCGAGGCGCTGAAGATCGCGCTGGCGATGAAGGACTGGCTGGCCGAGTTGCCGACCGGCGAGAGCAGCTACGCGCCGTGCGCGGTGCCGGCGTCGGGGGCGGGCGTGGGGCTGACCGAGGCCCCGCGGGGCGCGCTCGGGCACTGGCTCGGCATCGGCGGCGGGAAGATCAACCATTACCAGGTCATCACGCCGACCTGCTGGACCATCTCGCCCCGCGACACGGCGGGCCAGTTGGGCCCGCTGGAGAAGGCGCTGATGGGCGTGCCCGTGGCCAACGCGGAGAAACCCATCGAGGTGCTGCGCGTGATTCATTCGGTGGACCCGTGCCTGGACTGCGCGACGCATGTCATGAGGGTTCGCGACCGGAAGATCGTGTGCCGAACCGGCGCCGGCCTGGCGTAA
- a CDS encoding hydrogenase small subunit, with product MDITRRSFLKYCGLSAAAIGLDPFDLGLLRRALANPAAPSVIWLHGSSCTGCSVSFLNRISNVPGEPATVADVLTGAVNLVFHATLMASAGDSAIAELNRAYHAGGYVLVCEGGVPTAFNGAPCIVYSYDGREVTYMEAVQRFAARAAFLVSVGTCASFGGIPASGSNPTGVVSVQQLTGRPVVNISGCPANPDWVVWAIVQILLGRSIELDDNGRPVELYRKTLAGGAAPALIHDKCPRNKYVNPSAPAEATSFEDCDGRCLIQLGCRGPTTKSRCEACWNGIAGQGRWCIGVNAPCHGCVEPTFPGPESFFEPYA from the coding sequence TGCTGCGGCGGGCGCTGGCCAACCCGGCGGCGCCGTCGGTGATCTGGCTGCACGGCAGCTCGTGCACGGGCTGTTCGGTCTCGTTCCTCAACCGCATCTCGAACGTGCCCGGCGAGCCCGCGACGGTCGCGGACGTGCTGACCGGCGCGGTGAACCTGGTGTTCCACGCGACGCTGATGGCCTCGGCGGGCGATTCGGCCATCGCGGAACTGAACCGCGCGTACCACGCGGGCGGCTACGTGCTGGTTTGCGAGGGCGGCGTGCCGACGGCGTTCAACGGCGCGCCGTGCATCGTCTACAGCTACGACGGGCGCGAGGTGACGTACATGGAGGCGGTGCAGCGGTTCGCCGCGCGGGCGGCGTTCCTCGTCAGCGTCGGCACCTGCGCCTCGTTCGGCGGCATCCCGGCCTCCGGCAGCAATCCGACGGGCGTGGTGAGCGTGCAGCAGCTGACCGGGCGGCCGGTCGTCAACATCTCGGGCTGCCCGGCGAACCCGGACTGGGTGGTGTGGGCGATCGTGCAGATCCTGCTCGGGCGGTCGATCGAGCTGGACGATAACGGGCGGCCGGTGGAGCTCTACCGGAAGACCCTGGCCGGCGGGGCGGCGCCGGCGCTGATTCACGACAAGTGCCCGCGGAACAAGTACGTGAACCCGTCGGCGCCCGCGGAGGCCACGAGTTTCGAGGATTGCGACGGGCGCTGCCTGATCCAGCTGGGCTGCCGCGGCCCGACGACGAAGTCGCGCTGCGAGGCCTGCTGGAACGGGATCGCGGGGCAGGGGCGCTGGTGCATCGGCGTCAACGCGCCCTGCCACGGGTGCGTGGAGCCGACGTTCCCGGGGCCGGAGTCGTTTTTCGAGCCGTATGCCTGA